The Culex pipiens pallens isolate TS chromosome 2, TS_CPP_V2, whole genome shotgun sequence DNA window ATGATTTTCGCATCAACTgaccgatttggtgttttcggaaaAAGTGGTAGGTACTGCTTCGGTCTTCTCAAAAtagttgcatttaaaatttattgcgaAAAATATGCATTTGGGAAAGCATTTTGAAGCtttcgaattaaaaatattaaatagaaCCTTATTTTTCTTATGGAATTTTCACTCAGACTCTGTATCTCAGCActtaatgtgtgtgtgtgtgcaaccaaccaaacgggaccacgcggccacttcttacaaattgagttgtttccatgtatttttagatctacattctatacatgcaaataactcgcataggcatttggaaggtgttagctctgccgaacttcggtgacccatttctacgctggctagccgagcgcgaggtacttcagcttttatcgacaagccccgccctgaagaacgttttgcaccaatcgggttcaaacgttatttagaacttccgaacccttgtcaaatggacaaggacccagcgcgtatatagttgatagtaataGTATTCCTAACTCCAGTCatcgctcaccaagccgtgatggcgtagtggttagcatgtttgcttaccaatccaaaggacgggggatcgaaccccgactcgggcaACTTTGATTTATCGTTCATGTTTAGAGtatcaagattaatatttcctttactttctcgttgggagcagatgggaatcgaacccaggaccattcgcttacaaagcgaacaccgtaaccagtcagccacggccgctccgctACTCTGTATCTCAGCACTTAATGGTCCAATATTTAATATCTTTTTATGTATAGGGAATTTTCCGCCattaaatatgttcagagaCGGTCAAGTTTGGCCAAGACTTCAACTGGCAGAAAAAGTCAcgttatcaacaaaataaaacctattgtaaaattgtacacaatatcaaaataatgaaatgtacttttcgactgcaaatttgattttacatctaaaaaatatttaaaattatttttttcaactttttgtcctaatttttcataatttttttcgaaaattgacaACACTGAATAATGAATTCTGACCACCTTATACCAAAGCTCGAAAGATGGAAGTTTTGTTaacttaaacatttaaaaacatgagatttttttaatagttatcTTGCGCAAtcagttttttgtttgtgtaaaaaatagaattgcaaaaaaatgtttttagtgtattttttttcaagaaattctaAGCAATAAtcacaattttgccgaagacttcAAATCGGAATAGTTTAATAGTGCAACTTTGCTCTAAGAGGTATTTTTAGTACCTGATCACGAATTTGAGGtacatttcgtcagctgtgtgctatcttgtgacatagaccattttggtcgaaaatgagttaatgatgacgttttgctatacttaccaaacgctacaagatgctttaacccgattttggaaactcgcttccgtttcccggatatcgcaatacacacttgtgacatagaccaatttatcatcaaaatgatcatgcacacttgtgacacgtcatacatgttgttggaaaatgtggaaaatttgtcttgttatgttgatacacactttctaaaagcaatgcaatcttttgtttttgaaaatatactgattaagtcggttaaactattgatttgagcttattttagtttgtatgggaattctgtgcacacttgtgacacgtagtacaattttactttcgaaacacacttgtgacacgtgcttttcagatttttgattacataatttactgtatcttttaactggtgtaaccaaatcagttgaaacttggagcgtttgttaagcgatagtatacgaaccgattgcttcaaaaagtttggctttaccattcatagttttgaaaatatttatcatcaaactttaaaaatcgattttctcgaatagtactaaatggccattgtcacaagatagcacacagctgacgatttatcaatatttcgtAACggtggggtggtacgacccctttcatatttctggatttttagtAGTGATTTGAaatcgtgaagagatagaattttggtgtcaatgaaacttcgaaaaattggtcgaaatcgttactctaaaaaaaaaaattttcgtcaaatttagATTAATCGTGAAGAATACGTGCAATCCCAAGTGCAATCAAatcataatcatttttttgcctttcttactaaagaaaggtataggttttactttaaggctggacgtcatttccattttcgtaaatatgtcgattcagcatgaattttgatcggaaaaaatgtcaaaaaatcacactgcatcgattttcgacgcttcgtcgccaagtcgacaagttatcaagttgagcttcgaatactggtgcgagaatgctggcgcatttattttgtggctcgacttatactcgttttgtagtagcttgtctaaagcttttcatcgtttatatcgttttcaaagttttcaatgctggcgacgccaatggctttctacctaaggttctcgcgattgagtgtgtagtggtgcggttgtaaaaatagctatctctgactctgtcactttcgtagaagctgaatggctaacttccctgcaccgtgcggcacacgcggttcacttgtacctcggttttgcttggcttggtgcgctggaacgatgaaccaaaataccaacacacataagggctcgtaccgaagcaagaaaaccaaaaccgcggtgtgcgttgtcactggcgcatgggaagcttgctatgatcacgtttgtcataaacgcttgtttgattacaaacgtatacaaacatattttacgattgaaaatattcttttggtgaaaattgtgttttttatttcttttggaaatcatatcatttataatacattgctttcatcataagactttcttttgtgctgacgttataaataaacaaagtcgatgttatgaattgaaaaaagttctaccattgttatattctttagaaagaaaggctctatcttaccccaggtgggattaaaccGGTTTTTTTGCGATTGTCTTTGTAGAACCAAGGTACATTCTAACAAGTAACCAAAGTActgcaaagttacaaagaacaatttttttttataatttttagtattaaatgaaaaatgacctcATTGGGTTGTTgctgattcgaaaagtacattaaatttcccataaaatgacatgtaatCAGAGCGGGCGTTTATCTCTTTACAgtttcgagctacaaatcactgaaaacgaGTCTTTGTAGATCCAGAAAAAGTTAAAGGGGCAATACCGCCCAccttcacgagatatcgaagATGGGTAGGGGCAACTCATATTTTTTGTGGAGATTTAGGTTTTTCAGATGTTTATAGGTTAATCCATTagcaaaattgcttgaaaattttAGGCAATGTACCAATCCAGTACATTTCATATTTTGCTAAGCATCTCGTAATCTGAATAGTGACGTGCCCAGCACCTAAGTGACACTCTGCTCATAAGAATGAGTTTGATTTGAATCATAAATCCTTTTCAACAAGAATCACggtaattaaaaatattcagaagAGAACATCGAATTTCgtccaatagaaaaaaaaacttcaaaaacataTAACAAGAATAATATTAGTCTATCCTTATGtttgattttcattcaaaaataaactttcagaTACGATGCCAACAAAATAATCTTGCTgttttttgttggatttttaagaatttgtgtACATTTTCACCATCATCCAATAAAGTATTCTAACCTTggaatttggttattttttatgtttacaatggttttacaatttaaacatttttgccaCTCACCAACACCCTTTCCAACTGTCAAGGCTTGTCACCATCCAGGAGTGCCAAAGCAGATCATGCTATTGGAGAAATTCTCTTCCGAGTGTTGTTTGTGGCATGTTTGTACTCGACAACAACGACGACGTGTGACGGACCGAAACTTGAAAGTTTACGAGGACCACCTTTCATCGGGGCCATAAACTTGGTACGAACATCTTGCCAGACAGCCATCCAGCAAAGAAATAGACACAGCCAGAAACCATAAAAACAAAAGAACATCAACGCCATCATCGACGACGAACCCGCTCTTTCGATTTGTCCTAGTCCGTAGCTTGCTTCTCTCCCGGTCGGTGAAGTTCGAAAGACAATAGAAGAATTAATCATCATCTCCAACAACATGTCGATGGTCCTCCGGAACACGACCGGAGGGGGCGATTCCGAAGGTCCCACGAAACGGTGTTCGAGTGTGGCACATTCCATTCCGTCGCTCTACAGCAAAGCGTCACCAGGACTGAAACAACTCAATCGAACAAATCTTATCGAGCATCGGATTAATAATCAACGCGTTGACAAATTCCACCCCAAAATTCCGAAACCTTTCGACCACACCACAGCCCGAATTAACTTGTACACATTCCGCTGCTGGAACAATTCCGCTTCACGGCGCGTCCCTAATTAAATTAATGACCCCATCTCATCTTATCTGGTCGATTCCATCGGGCACCATTTTTCACGCCCCGTTAGTGGGTAAGTGTTTCACACCTTTTCTGGTTTAGGTTGGGCTTACTGAATGAGCGACGCGTCATTCAACCTTTAAGCATGAGTGATTTTACTAATTGATGGACATTTGTTTTGGGGGAAGTTTTGCAGACTGGATGTTCAATGCTTTTGTTTGCTTTCctaaaactttgtttttcattCAGATCAGTAGAAAAGTTTTTAGAGATAAATATTACttatacattttttgtaatacTAAAATGTATTTAACTTTCATACATTTGTTACCGTATTTATTGATGCCATgcatttacttttttattaaatgttgtAATCCATAGCTTCAATCTTGTTTTCTATTTTCTAATTGGTTTCTAACAATGAATGAATCCCTTCTCAAAAATGAACCTAATCGGACTGTAGTCCCGCCCAAGTTAGCAATACTTCGTCTGTACATAACTTAAATCTCCCGCCATAACTTGAAACCGTCATTGCTGAAATCGGCACCAGAACAACCGCAAATGCCAACCTCCGCACCGTCGGCATCGTCGGCATGAAGCGTGACAATTCGCCTGTCTAAATCTGATCGAAACTAGCTGTTCATTTGCTTGCGTATCGATATCGTGTCGTGCGAGGCTGTCCTACAACGTTTACCCAAGTTCCAATCTTACCCCCTACTTCCCGCTATCTATTTGAAGTTGGTTGGCTCGTGCCGTCGGGTGGTTAGTGACAGTAATTAAATTACATACGTTTTAACTACCCCTGCCCCCATTTTCACCTCATGCCATGGAACAGGATCAATGTTTGTCGGGTTTACACCCGATGACACGCGGAATTAATTATACTGGCGATGTTTTCACCAAATTGGTGAAAAACTTCCCGAGCACAAATCTAGCCGCGGGTCAAATAAATCTCACCGATCAACGCGCGGCGGACCCTTGCAATGAGATCCTTTCAACGCGTTTAGTCCGAGGAAAAGATGCGGTCCCACGTGCCGCCGGTCGTTGATGAATCCACTTGAAGTAACTTCCAACCTGGTGTCATTTTTAGGTGCAAACTTATACATTAaggttattttcaaaatcaataataaaactgaaaacatTCAACTGGAAACTGTAAAATGATCTTAGAatttggtacttggtacttgctACTTGGTACTCTTGGTACTCTTGGTACTCTTGGTACTCTTGATACTCTTGGTACTGTTGATACTCTCGGTACTCTTGGTACTCTTGGTACTCTTGATACTCTTGGTACTGTTGATACTCTCGGTACTCTTGGTACTCTTGGTACTCTTGGTACTCTTGGTACTCTTGATACTCTTGGTACTCTTGGTATTCTTGGTACTTTTGATACTCTTGATACtcttggtacttttggtactctTGCTACTCTTGGCACTCTTGATACTTTTGGTCCTCTTGATACTCTCGGTACTCTTGGTACTCTTGGTACTCTTGATACTTTTGGTACTCTTGGTACTCTTGGTACTCTTGACACTCTTGATTCTCTTGGTACTCTTGATACTCTCGGTACTCTTGGTACTCTTGATACTCTTGGTACTCTTGGTACTCTTGGTACTTTTGATACTCTCGGTACTCTTGGTACTTTTGATACTCTCGGTACTCTTGGTACTCTTGGTACTCTTGATACTCTTGGTACTCTTGGTACTTTTGATACTCTCGGTACtcttggtacttttggtactctTGATACTCTTGGTACTCTTGGTACTCTTGGTACTCTTGACACTCTTGATTCTCTTGGTACTCTTGATACTCTTGGTACTCTTGGTACTCTTGATACTCTCGGTACTCTTGGTACTCTTGGTACTcttggtaccgtaaaacgggatgactttgataaccggggtgactttgatgggTTCGctatttttccacaaaatgaagagtacaattaaaatacttccggaatggtttagaatcatactgactgtggtagagaagtgttcaaaaagttagataactatagttaagaaaatgttaatgaaagtcatttttttaaacttttcaaagtgtcatgatttcctcaatgaacatgattttgaatcggaaaatggaatgtattttcggattccttggacaattttccactaggagaaggttaaataagtttgtcaataataaataatatttgtttttcaaaccCAATTAAGAAAAACctccaaatttataagcaatttcagttaaacaaatttcatgtaaaatgtgaaaatttgtggTTCAAGCttcaaattcagtataaaatgcaatataaatcgataattttataaataaaactagttttaacaaatttcaggcaaaattctgactttttaacaatttttcctataatttatatgtattttattaaaaagcttaccaacttagttaactaaatataaacaatgttttttttttcttaaacactATATCagttactttagtgatggtacatttaacgtacaaataaagcttgaacatcttaaatattacttaaacaagaaaaactaagactatcaaagtcaccccggaatttaaactaagaatttttaacgtaactatttttctaaacactattgaaaacatgttttaaaaataataatcttgaaaaaaaccttaccagttggaaaatatttcaaaaacaaattaaaatcctatcaaaggCTTACGGTACTTGGTACATTGAACTTGGAACTCTTGGTACTTTTGTTACTGAGTACATTGCAATTCTgaactgaattttaaaattataatttttgaatttgaatctatgtgtttaaaaaaataatgattctgACATTCAAGATGGCAGGTTTCAGTTTAGTTTGCCTAAAAAAGCAAAGCTTTTCTCTCACATGAaaggtaattttcaaaataattcatcGCATCTCAATTGCACTGTAATCGAGTCGCAGATTTCGAAGGTGCTCCACGCCATGGCCACAGATAAATCTCGGACAAATTTAAACTGACAACCACGCAGCCCACAATCCGGTCAGGATCAACTTCGGGGACGACCATTAGGGCAGTTCTCGAAAAGGGGCGCGCGATGgtgaaaagtattttaaatgtttCGACAAAATATTGCCGCCTGATGGATTCCATTGAGGGACCACGGCCATTTGCCAAGGGTTGGGCCAAAGAGTGGACAATTTTGTTCCATTGAGTTACTCCGTCCTGCTCGGGTGATCCCATAAATCCCGCGCGGATGCGATTCCGCGTGCGAACCTGAGAACTTCGAGGCGATCAACGCTAAAGGCCACTGCTGCCTGCCGGCACCGTCGGGACCCTGAagcgttgaaaattgaaaattatgcgcTACAAGCGACAGTGGGAGGAGAATTTCACCCACCCagtgagctttttttttgctgctctgTGAGGAAGTGCAGCAGGGATGCCATTTTTCCGGTTGAACTGGATTCAGCTTCagcttttgaaaacaaaaatgtaaaatatataaTTACCATAAATGAAAACAGTATTCCAAGagaaattaatttgaaacatATAAGAATTAAGTCGGAGCCAGAAACGGGAAATTCGGGCCTTTGCAaagacccggagtcggagtcaccaAATTCTGAGAATTCCTAGGCAATGTGGGAAAATCTTCGGAAGCCGGAGTTCGAG harbors:
- the LOC120413093 gene encoding trigger factor-like, with amino-acid sequence MLNPSGVGTTSTPKIQVLEEAAMSGDTRLGLGGKNVIMIWQLHKLADVPVIPFYGTKSTKSTKSTESIKSTKSTKSIKSTKRIKSVKSTKSTKSTKSIKSTKSTKSTESIKSTKSTKSIKSTKSTKSTESIKSTKSTESIKSTKSTKSTKSIKSTKSTESIKSTKRIKSVKSTKSTKSTKSIKSTKSTKSTESIKRTKSIKSAKSSKSTKSTKSIKSIKSTKNTKSTKSIKSTKSTKSTKSTKSTESINSTKSIKSTKSTKSTESINSTKSIKSTKSTKSTKSTK